A stretch of the Rhinoderma darwinii isolate aRhiDar2 chromosome 3, aRhiDar2.hap1, whole genome shotgun sequence genome encodes the following:
- the BID gene encoding BH3-interacting domain death agonist isoform X1, translated as MCPVLSVSAAVSKPPVWMSAKLIFFAFLECQKCPDVEFDAELRSLVKSDGGDGDLQTDSYGFGPLCGSLETDSGPQSEIDEELCRRIGAQLAMFGDRFEQEGRIKSEVVESLVNDILNESLTEDRFEDAVKSLMDNLPPGMDLEKATLVVAMSLTSKVGSSVPNLLQSCFTTALSFIQRNYRSYIDRLARQE; from the exons GATGAGCGCGAAACTGATTTTTTTCGCCTTCTTGGAGTGTCAGAAATGTCCGGATGTTGAGTTTGACGCGGAGCTTCGGTCTTTGGTGAAGTCGGACGGTGGAGATGGTGACCTGCAGACGGACAGTTATGGTTTCGGCCCCTTATGTGGTTCTCTGGAGACGGACAGCG GGCCGCAGTCTGAAATCGATGAAGAGCTTTGCCGCAGGATAGGCGCCCAGTTGGCGATGTTTGGAGACCGCTTTGAACAAGAAGGAAGAATCAAATCGGAAGTTGTGGAAAGTTTAGTGAACGATATTCTCAACGAGTCTCTGACGGAGGAT CGATTTGAAGACGCCGTCAAGAGTTTGATGGACAACCTCCCCCCTGGGATGGATCTGGAGAAGGCCACGCTGGTGGTCGCCATGTCTTTAACCAGCAAAGTTGGCAGCAGCGTCCCTAACTTACTGCAGAGCTGCTTCACCACCGCGCTGAGCTTCATCCAGAGGAACTACAGGTCCTACATAGACCGTCTGGCCAGACAG GAATGA
- the BID gene encoding BH3-interacting domain death agonist isoform X2, which yields MSAKLIFFAFLECQKCPDVEFDAELRSLVKSDGGDGDLQTDSYGFGPLCGSLETDSGPQSEIDEELCRRIGAQLAMFGDRFEQEGRIKSEVVESLVNDILNESLTEDRFEDAVKSLMDNLPPGMDLEKATLVVAMSLTSKVGSSVPNLLQSCFTTALSFIQRNYRSYIDRLARQE from the exons ATGAGCGCGAAACTGATTTTTTTCGCCTTCTTGGAGTGTCAGAAATGTCCGGATGTTGAGTTTGACGCGGAGCTTCGGTCTTTGGTGAAGTCGGACGGTGGAGATGGTGACCTGCAGACGGACAGTTATGGTTTCGGCCCCTTATGTGGTTCTCTGGAGACGGACAGCG GGCCGCAGTCTGAAATCGATGAAGAGCTTTGCCGCAGGATAGGCGCCCAGTTGGCGATGTTTGGAGACCGCTTTGAACAAGAAGGAAGAATCAAATCGGAAGTTGTGGAAAGTTTAGTGAACGATATTCTCAACGAGTCTCTGACGGAGGAT CGATTTGAAGACGCCGTCAAGAGTTTGATGGACAACCTCCCCCCTGGGATGGATCTGGAGAAGGCCACGCTGGTGGTCGCCATGTCTTTAACCAGCAAAGTTGGCAGCAGCGTCCCTAACTTACTGCAGAGCTGCTTCACCACCGCGCTGAGCTTCATCCAGAGGAACTACAGGTCCTACATAGACCGTCTGGCCAGACAG GAATGA